From Aquisalimonas asiatica, the proteins below share one genomic window:
- a CDS encoding RsmB/NOP family class I SAM-dependent RNA methyltransferase, whose product MTAAEHPVAPDRETLARRLCARYEGIVDDSEALVQSLLRPLPTTVWANPRRLSRDDLLEVLRADGIAATPMAWSRQGVRLDPDARPGRHWGFMAGLFQVQEEVSMLPVALLEPQPGERVLDLCAAPGNKTAQIAMAMANRGTVMANDLRKGRLAALRQTVKRLGLMNVAITAQDGQSIGARAGQFDRVLVDAPCSCEGTFRKVRVPTISTAAFRSRLAAVQVRLLERAMRLTRPGGRLVYSTCTLAPEENEAVIDTLLDRYPGELRVVPANVPGLQATPGITEWEGRRYDPAVADTLRVWPHHNDTGGFFVAVLERSADATRVEEPRWFTPPEEPRSWLEPLTERFGIPWAAFDGAVPVKRGNKHLHLAPVDHRYPEAPAPEMLGLPAVRRRSLPVKPTTAAAMLYGPEATRNVITLETAQTRRYLERHPVHGLSTEQLAACTSAGYVVLRYRGYTLGLGQLIFDRDTGTAHVESLMPKAWLRDGAALMTPEEG is encoded by the coding sequence GTGACCGCCGCGGAACACCCCGTCGCGCCCGACCGCGAGACCCTCGCGCGCAGGCTCTGCGCGCGCTATGAGGGGATTGTCGATGACTCCGAGGCACTGGTTCAGTCGTTATTGCGCCCGTTGCCCACCACCGTGTGGGCGAATCCCCGGCGGCTGTCCCGCGACGACCTCCTGGAGGTGCTGCGTGCCGACGGGATCGCCGCCACCCCCATGGCGTGGTCGCGCCAGGGCGTGCGGCTTGATCCGGACGCCCGTCCCGGGCGGCACTGGGGGTTCATGGCCGGGCTCTTCCAGGTGCAGGAGGAAGTCTCCATGCTGCCGGTGGCGTTGCTGGAGCCGCAGCCCGGTGAGCGGGTTCTGGATCTCTGTGCCGCCCCCGGCAACAAGACCGCCCAGATCGCCATGGCCATGGCCAACCGGGGCACGGTCATGGCCAACGACCTGCGCAAGGGGCGGCTGGCGGCGCTGCGCCAGACCGTCAAGCGCCTCGGGCTCATGAATGTGGCCATCACGGCGCAGGACGGGCAGTCCATCGGCGCCCGCGCCGGCCAGTTCGATCGGGTGCTGGTGGATGCCCCGTGCAGCTGTGAGGGGACGTTCCGCAAGGTGCGCGTGCCCACCATCAGCACGGCCGCGTTCCGCTCCCGCCTGGCCGCCGTCCAGGTGCGCTTGCTGGAACGGGCCATGCGGCTCACCCGGCCGGGTGGGCGGCTGGTCTACTCCACCTGCACCCTGGCCCCGGAGGAGAACGAGGCGGTGATTGACACGCTGCTGGACCGCTACCCGGGTGAACTGAGGGTGGTGCCGGCGAACGTGCCCGGATTGCAGGCCACCCCGGGTATCACCGAATGGGAAGGGCGCCGGTACGATCCGGCCGTGGCCGATACCCTGAGAGTCTGGCCACACCACAACGACACCGGCGGTTTCTTCGTGGCGGTGCTCGAGCGCAGTGCCGACGCCACCCGCGTTGAGGAGCCGCGCTGGTTTACGCCCCCGGAGGAGCCCCGGAGCTGGCTTGAGCCGCTCACCGAGCGCTTCGGCATCCCGTGGGCGGCATTCGACGGCGCGGTTCCGGTGAAGCGGGGCAACAAGCACCTGCATCTTGCGCCGGTGGACCACCGCTACCCGGAAGCGCCGGCACCCGAGATGCTCGGGCTGCCGGCGGTGCGGCGCCGCAGTCTGCCCGTGAAACCGACCACGGCGGCGGCCATGCTCTACGGGCCGGAGGCCACCCGCAACGTGATCACGCTGGAGACTGCCCAGACCCGGCGCTACCTGGAACGCCATCCGGTTCACGGGCTGTCCACGGAGCAGCTGGCCGCCTGCACGTCGGCCGGTTACGTGGTGTTGCGCTACCGCGGGTACACCCTGGGCCTGGGGCAGCTCATCTTCGACCGTGATACCGGGACTGCGCACGTGGAGAGCCTGATGCCCAAGGCCTGGTTGCGTGACGGGGCCGCGCTGATGACGCCGGAGGAGGGCTGA
- a CDS encoding HEAT repeat domain-containing protein, which translates to MDSVIHSDAVVQAAILTGLVLFALTMAIMAQVLWLGISARASEKRQARFLETWRPIMAAAALGDVQQVLPAIHWKDQLRFLLLWNRVQQSVRGQAHTALNQLLYATGMHTVTRLYLEAGSPRARMVAITTMRYLAPPGANRRLLLMARRAPGPVSVAAARTLVTIDPERNMPQLLPILLARRDWSTPHCIDIVNTAGPEAANATLLPAFREGTFAERERLLPLLESTHISQRTRALREFLDEHPDDSLTAQALDLLAVARNPYDTERMRALLDHPQPRVRAIAAQALGHTGAGTDDLQRLQPLLADASWYVRQAAAGGIVALHGLAPEAVEELSHTFPDDYGRQALQRALEARP; encoded by the coding sequence TTGGACTCCGTCATTCATTCTGACGCGGTCGTCCAGGCTGCCATACTGACCGGCCTGGTCCTGTTCGCGCTGACCATGGCGATCATGGCGCAGGTTCTGTGGCTGGGCATCAGTGCGCGCGCCAGTGAGAAACGCCAGGCCCGGTTCCTGGAGACATGGCGCCCGATCATGGCCGCCGCGGCACTCGGGGACGTCCAGCAGGTCCTGCCCGCCATTCACTGGAAGGACCAGCTCCGCTTTCTGCTGCTCTGGAACCGCGTCCAGCAATCGGTGCGGGGCCAGGCCCACACGGCATTGAACCAGCTGCTCTACGCCACCGGGATGCACACGGTCACCCGCCTCTATCTGGAGGCTGGCTCGCCACGGGCCCGCATGGTTGCCATTACCACCATGCGCTATCTGGCGCCACCCGGCGCCAACCGCCGACTGCTGCTCATGGCGCGCCGGGCACCGGGCCCCGTGTCCGTGGCGGCGGCGCGCACCCTCGTCACGATCGACCCGGAGCGCAACATGCCGCAGTTGCTGCCCATACTGCTGGCGCGCAGGGACTGGTCCACACCCCATTGTATCGACATCGTCAACACAGCGGGGCCGGAGGCGGCTAACGCCACCCTGCTTCCGGCGTTCCGCGAAGGGACGTTCGCGGAGCGCGAACGACTCCTGCCCCTGCTGGAAAGCACCCACATCAGTCAACGCACGCGCGCGCTCCGCGAATTCCTGGATGAGCACCCCGACGACAGCCTCACCGCGCAAGCGCTGGATCTGCTGGCCGTCGCCCGGAACCCGTACGACACCGAGCGCATGCGCGCTCTGCTCGACCACCCTCAGCCACGGGTGCGCGCCATCGCGGCACAGGCCCTCGGGCACACGGGCGCGGGCACGGATGACCTGCAACGCCTGCAGCCATTGCTCGCGGACGCCAGCTGGTATGTCCGCCAGGCGGCGGCCGGCGGGATCGTCGCATTGCACGGCCTGGCACCGGAGGCAGTCGAGGAACTGAGCCACACCTTCCCTGACGACTATGGCCGACAGGCCCTGCAGCGGGCACTGGAGGCCAGGCCATGA
- a CDS encoding glycosyltransferase family 2 protein, with protein sequence MTGDILVIAQLVFLAYFIGLNGGYLTLNLLALASLRRSLRYRTDGETGVPYLGIEPGTSLLVPAYNEETTIVASIRSMLQLEYPDFEIIVINDGSRDETLDALKRAFDLQPQLDPALRVVPCAPVRGVFRSRNHPELTVVDKANGGKADALNAGLNYASKPLFCAVDADSILQRDSLLRVVQPFMDDERTIAAGGTVRVANGSDVQGGFLVSAGLPRSLLARLQIVEYLRAFLFGRLGWSPLNALLIISGAFGLFDRDRVIAAGGYRTDCVGEDMELVVRLHQYHRERRIPYRIRYVPDPICWTEVPEDMGTLHRQRTRWQRGLAESLTSNWRLAANPRGGMPGRVAWPFMAIFEWLGPLIELAGYLFMVTGFAMGFVSGPALLAFMLVAVGFGMVLSVTALLLEALSFRVYTRRTDMLRLFLAALVENLGYRQLNTLWRCQGLWQWLRGKRHEWGEMRRVGTWSS encoded by the coding sequence ATGACGGGCGACATCCTGGTGATTGCGCAACTGGTCTTCCTGGCCTACTTCATAGGCCTGAACGGGGGCTATCTCACGCTGAACCTGCTGGCCCTCGCCTCGCTGCGGCGGAGCCTGCGCTACCGGACCGATGGCGAGACCGGCGTCCCTTACCTCGGGATCGAGCCCGGCACATCCCTGCTGGTGCCTGCCTACAACGAGGAGACCACCATCGTCGCGTCGATCCGCTCCATGCTCCAGCTGGAGTATCCGGACTTCGAGATCATCGTGATCAACGACGGCTCCCGCGACGAGACCCTGGACGCCCTGAAGCGCGCCTTCGATCTCCAACCGCAGCTGGACCCGGCGCTGCGGGTCGTACCCTGCGCGCCGGTGCGCGGCGTTTTCCGTTCGCGCAACCACCCGGAGCTGACCGTGGTGGACAAGGCCAACGGCGGCAAGGCCGACGCACTCAACGCCGGCCTCAACTACGCATCGAAGCCGCTGTTCTGCGCCGTGGACGCCGACTCCATCCTGCAGCGGGACAGCCTCCTGCGGGTGGTGCAGCCATTCATGGACGATGAACGCACGATCGCCGCCGGCGGCACGGTGCGTGTCGCCAACGGCTCCGACGTCCAGGGCGGATTCCTGGTCAGCGCCGGCCTGCCCCGGAGCCTGCTGGCGCGGTTGCAGATCGTGGAGTACCTGCGTGCGTTCCTGTTCGGCCGGCTGGGGTGGTCGCCCCTGAACGCGCTGCTGATCATTTCCGGCGCCTTTGGCCTGTTCGACCGCGACCGCGTGATCGCCGCGGGGGGTTACCGCACGGACTGCGTCGGCGAAGACATGGAGCTGGTGGTCCGCCTGCATCAGTACCACCGTGAACGCCGCATTCCTTACCGTATCCGCTACGTGCCGGACCCGATCTGCTGGACCGAGGTCCCGGAGGACATGGGCACCCTCCATCGGCAGCGAACCCGCTGGCAGCGTGGCCTGGCGGAGAGTCTCACCAGCAACTGGCGGCTGGCCGCCAACCCGCGCGGCGGCATGCCGGGACGCGTCGCCTGGCCCTTCATGGCCATATTCGAGTGGCTGGGCCCACTGATCGAGCTGGCCGGCTATCTGTTCATGGTGACCGGATTCGCCATGGGCTTCGTCTCCGGCCCCGCGCTGCTGGCGTTCATGCTGGTCGCCGTGGGCTTCGGCATGGTGCTGTCGGTCACCGCCCTGCTTCTGGAGGCGCTTTCGTTCCGCGTCTACACCCGCCGCACGGACATGCTGCGGCTGTTTCTGGCGGCCCTGGTCGAGAACCTGGGTTACCGCCAGCTCAACACCCTGTGGCGCTGCCAGGGGCTCTGGCAGTGGCTGCGGGGCAAGCGCCACGAATGGGGAGAAATGCGCCGGGTCGGCACCTGGAGCTCCTGA
- a CDS encoding alpha/beta hydrolase, with translation MAISDHRGRRCLWLGLLVVAAMLIAGCSRFFFLPEPGHRWDPAQAGIDYENIWFDSLDGTPLHGWFLPADEPRGTILFLHGNAENISTHIGAVYWLPGQGYNVFLLDYRGFGLSAGTPDFDGVHMDAAAALARVARHRRVDPERIVVFGQSLGASVAITTVANHGAAHGVRGLIADSPFSSYRGIAREKFGELWLTWPFQWPLSLTIDDDHAPIDHVASVSPIPLLLIAGDDDRVVPSHHSQDLYAAAQPPKDAWHYRGVGHTQAVARDNVRRRLVAWLDGVLGPVGGDDAGEEGE, from the coding sequence ATGGCTATTTCTGACCACCGCGGCAGGCGCTGCCTGTGGCTGGGCCTGCTGGTGGTCGCCGCGATGCTGATCGCCGGTTGCAGCCGCTTTTTCTTTCTTCCCGAGCCGGGGCATCGCTGGGATCCGGCCCAGGCCGGTATCGACTACGAGAATATCTGGTTCGACAGCCTGGACGGCACCCCGCTGCACGGCTGGTTCCTGCCGGCCGACGAGCCGCGCGGCACGATTCTCTTCCTGCACGGCAACGCCGAGAACATCAGTACGCACATCGGCGCCGTCTACTGGCTGCCCGGGCAGGGCTACAATGTCTTTCTCCTCGACTACCGCGGGTTCGGCCTGTCTGCGGGGACACCCGATTTCGACGGCGTTCACATGGACGCCGCCGCCGCGCTGGCCCGCGTCGCTCGCCACCGTCGCGTTGACCCGGAGCGCATCGTCGTCTTCGGCCAGAGCCTGGGCGCCTCCGTGGCCATTACCACCGTCGCCAACCACGGTGCGGCCCACGGCGTGCGCGGACTGATCGCCGACAGCCCCTTTTCCAGTTACCGTGGCATTGCCCGGGAGAAGTTCGGCGAGCTGTGGTTGACCTGGCCGTTTCAGTGGCCCCTGAGCCTGACCATCGACGATGATCATGCGCCCATTGATCACGTCGCATCCGTGAGCCCGATCCCGCTGCTGCTGATTGCCGGTGACGACGACCGGGTGGTGCCGTCCCACCACAGCCAGGACCTCTACGCCGCCGCGCAGCCGCCGAAGGACGCCTGGCATTACCGGGGGGTGGGTCATACCCAGGCCGTGGCGCGGGACAATGTGCGCCGTCGCCTGGTGGCCTGGCTTGACGGGGTGCTCGGGCCCGTTGGTGGTGATGACGCCGGCGAGGAGGGCGAATGA